The proteins below are encoded in one region of Tamandua tetradactyla isolate mTamTet1 chromosome 9, mTamTet1.pri, whole genome shotgun sequence:
- the LOC143645710 gene encoding developmental pluripotency-associated protein 2-like, which translates to MSKDKAKNVSEEEVDEEHVIITLVPIKEELQEDHQMEPSTSIAEVKPKKSRKRDKVPLPQSKACSKPKVPALPLPTILPPINKVHRDTLRKWCQHFNLSTDGPKIEVYLRLQQHAYPEQKQDIPDTPRKAKLESRSKNCKTMTKTGKGQKKEKEEMTKKIEVITSAQEAMLASWTRIAARAVQPKTVNSCPIPTSVETFLLQASGVRWCVVHGRVLPADTKGWVRLQFHAGQAWVPDTPKRMISLFLLPACTFVSVDVEDNMLCPECVKRNKKLMKRLILIGKEKRSALNTPPSLFLEGQCFSKQQMTESP; encoded by the coding sequence CAAAGAATGTCTCTGAGGAGGAAGTAGATGAGGAACATGTGATAATCACTTTAGttccaataaaagaggaacttCAAGAAGACCATCAAATGGAACCAAGTACTTCTATCGCAGAAGTTAAACCAAAGAAGTCTAGGAAAAGGGATAAAGTTCCTCTTCCTCAATCCAAAGCTTGCTCAAAACCTAAAGTACCAGCGCTTCCCTTGCCAACCATTTTGCCTCCAATTAATAAGGTACACCGGGACACTTTGCGGAAGTGGTGCCAGCATTTTAATTTGAGTACCGATGGCCCGAAAATAGAGGTTTATCTGAGACTCCAGCAGCATGCTTACCCTGAGCAAAAACAGGATATTCCTGACACACCGCGGAAGGCCAAGTTGGAGTCACGTTCGAAGAATTGCAAGACAATGACCAAGACAGGAAAGggtcagaaaaaggagaaagaagaaatgactaaaaaaattgaagtaataACTTCTGCTCAGGAGGCAATGTTAGCATCATGGACAAGAATTGCTGCAAGAGCAGTTCAGCCTAAGACTGTGAATTCATGTCCCATACCTACTTCTGTTGAGACCTTTTTGCTGCAAGCCTCAGGTGTCAGATGGTGTGTGGtccatggcagagttctccctgCAGACACAAAGGGTTGGGTTCGCCTACAGTTCCATGCAGGTCAGGCCTGGGTACCTGACACTCCCAAGAGGatgatctctctctttctgttaccAGCCTGCACTTTTGTATCAGTGGACGTAGAAGACAATATGTTGTGCCCAGAATGTGTGAAGAGGAACAAGAAGTTAatgaaaagattaattttaattGGGAAGGAGAAGCGATCTGCTTTGAACACACCACCATCTCTATTTTTGGAAGGGCAATGTTTTAGTAAACAACAAATGACTGAGAGTCCATAG